Proteins found in one Pseudomonadota bacterium genomic segment:
- a CDS encoding DUF2934 domain-containing protein → MSEQPRLDETTYESSRILLQAALENMLEAGRSVRELSEYALDRFGHEFLPYLRQFLHEVGHGRISIVGLSPVARQALAGHTVSIEERDRMIREAAYLRAERRGFCGGSAEQDWLEAEHEIDVSLAQGPGLIVRGGHALAAVADAFERELAESRQLVTRWLQYKFPVVPPVADGQRAARTPKSGATAKTRATAAKTAGSAAGATKRTPPQRAAAKKKAAAKPASAKQPARATTARKKTAKKSAPATTGTAGRKQPATRKPAAGGAGGKTTGRKRASKTRR, encoded by the coding sequence ATGTCAGAACAACCCCGTCTCGACGAAACCACCTACGAGTCGTCACGCATCCTGCTCCAGGCGGCACTCGAAAACATGCTGGAGGCCGGCCGCAGCGTCCGCGAACTCAGTGAGTATGCGCTGGACCGGTTCGGTCACGAATTTCTGCCCTATCTGCGCCAGTTCCTGCACGAAGTCGGGCACGGACGCATCAGCATCGTGGGGCTCAGCCCGGTGGCGCGCCAGGCGCTCGCAGGGCATACGGTCAGCATCGAGGAGCGCGATCGCATGATTCGCGAGGCAGCCTACCTGCGCGCCGAGCGCCGCGGGTTTTGCGGTGGATCCGCGGAGCAGGACTGGCTCGAGGCCGAGCACGAAATCGACGTCAGTCTGGCGCAGGGGCCGGGTCTGATCGTGCGCGGCGGTCATGCCCTGGCCGCGGTGGCTGATGCATTCGAGCGGGAGCTTGCCGAGAGCAGGCAACTCGTGACGCGCTGGCTGCAGTACAAGTTTCCCGTGGTGCCGCCCGTTGCGGACGGGCAGCGTGCGGCGCGCACGCCGAAGTCCGGCGCGACCGCCAAGACCAGGGCGACGGCTGCCAAGACCGCCGGCAGCGCCGCGGGCGCGACCAAGCGGACGCCGCCGCAGCGGGCAGCCGCGAAGAAGAAGGCGGCAGCCAAGCCGGCGAGCGCGAAACAGCCCGCACGCGCGACTACCGCGAGGAAAAAAACCGCTAAGAAGTCGGCGCCGGCCACGACGGGAACTGCGGGACGCAAGCAGCCGGCCACACGCAAGCCGGCGGCCGGCGGCGCCGGGGGGAAAACCACGGGCCGCAAGCGTGCATCGAAGACGCGCCGGTAG
- a CDS encoding DUF211 domain-containing protein, producing MVHVRRIVLDVLKPHQPNALEFSHAIAATGADYRVTLTVLEVDENTETLQIVVTGSAIDFDAVQAAISGMGGSIHSIDEVEVHNMTDTPGT from the coding sequence ATGGTACATGTGAGACGGATCGTACTGGACGTCCTCAAACCGCATCAGCCGAATGCACTGGAATTCTCGCATGCCATCGCCGCGACGGGCGCAGACTATCGTGTGACCCTGACCGTACTCGAGGTCGACGAGAACACCGAAACCCTGCAGATCGTGGTGACCGGAAGCGCCATCGACTTCGACGCCGTGCAGGCCGCCATCAGCGGGATGGGGGGCTCCATCCACAGCATCGACGAGGTCGAGGTCCACAACATGACAGACACGCCGGGCACGTGA
- a CDS encoding cation-translocating P-type ATPase, whose product MPEACWHSLETAAVLQRLGTDAAGLESVRARDRLAEYGPNRLPESRRRSLPVMFLGQFADFMIVVLLGAALIAGFIGEPQDTIAILVIVLLNAVIGTVQEYRAERAVAALRALAAPEARAIRDGKAVRIDAAELVPGDIVLLEAGNVVPADLRLLEAAGLQADESALTGESGSIGKRTDALPTPGLALGDRLNLAYKSSLITRGQGRGVVVATGSQTEIGRIAELLRSERGVQTPLQQRLSRFGRHLALAVLAICAVVFVAGLLQGQPLLLMLLTAVSLAVAAIPEALPAVVTISLALGAHRLIRRNALVRNLPAVETLGSVTYICADKTGTLTQNRMTAELFLAAGQRRDSLPALSQASPWQQLGQALALNNDVTEIDGRPAGEPTELALFHAAQDAGFDKPALEQRYPRLAVIAFDSERKCMTTLHRTGTGVIAYMKGAPEAVLPRCVDLQGAAAPEALHTDSVLAAAAELAGAGYRVLALAQRTLPALPHPLAPDHIERELTLLGLVALIDPPRPEAAQAVADCRTAGITPVMITGDHPGTARAVAERLGIMTAGTRLLTGSELAQLSEQAFADVVESVRVYARVSPEQKVRIVKALQAHGEFVAMTGDGVNDAPALKRAGIGVAMGRKGTDVAREAADMVLLDDNFATIVRAVQAGRRIFDNIRKFIRYTMSSNSGEIWTLFLAPFLGLPIPLLPIHILWINLVTDGLPGLALAAEPAGAGIMRRRPRPPGESIFAHGMWQHILWVGLFIGGLSIAAQAWALARELEYWQTMVFTVLTVSQLFHALAVRSETESLLVLGLRSNLPLLGAVLGTLLLQLAVIYVPALNGVFHTRPLPLADLLLCLAVAALVLVAVELEKSLVRRGLIYR is encoded by the coding sequence GTGCCGGAAGCCTGTTGGCACAGCCTGGAGACCGCTGCGGTATTGCAGCGTCTGGGCACGGACGCCGCGGGGCTGGAGAGCGTCCGGGCCCGTGACCGTCTGGCGGAGTATGGGCCCAACCGGCTGCCCGAGTCGCGGCGCCGGTCCCTGCCGGTCATGTTCCTTGGCCAGTTCGCTGATTTCATGATCGTCGTACTGCTGGGCGCGGCGTTGATTGCCGGCTTCATCGGCGAACCGCAGGACACCATTGCCATCCTGGTGATCGTGTTGCTCAACGCAGTCATTGGCACGGTGCAGGAGTATCGCGCCGAGCGCGCCGTCGCGGCATTGCGGGCGCTGGCGGCGCCGGAGGCCAGGGCGATACGTGACGGCAAGGCTGTCAGGATCGACGCGGCCGAACTGGTGCCCGGCGACATCGTGCTGCTCGAGGCCGGTAACGTGGTGCCCGCGGACCTGCGCCTGCTCGAGGCCGCCGGGCTGCAGGCCGACGAATCCGCGCTTACCGGGGAGTCGGGCAGCATCGGCAAGCGGACGGACGCGCTGCCGACGCCCGGACTGGCACTGGGTGACCGGCTCAACCTGGCCTACAAGAGCAGCCTGATCACGCGCGGCCAGGGGCGCGGCGTCGTCGTTGCCACCGGGAGTCAGACCGAGATCGGACGCATCGCCGAGTTGCTGCGCAGCGAGCGGGGTGTGCAGACCCCGTTGCAGCAGCGGCTGTCCCGCTTCGGACGCCACCTGGCACTGGCCGTGCTGGCGATCTGTGCAGTCGTATTCGTGGCAGGTCTGCTGCAGGGGCAGCCGCTGCTCCTGATGCTGCTCACCGCCGTGAGCCTGGCCGTGGCGGCCATCCCCGAGGCGTTGCCGGCTGTGGTGACGATCTCGCTCGCGCTCGGTGCGCACCGGCTGATCCGGCGCAATGCCCTGGTGCGCAATCTCCCGGCCGTGGAGACCCTGGGTTCGGTCACCTATATCTGTGCCGACAAGACTGGCACGCTGACGCAGAACCGCATGACCGCGGAGCTGTTCCTTGCCGCCGGGCAGCGCCGGGACAGCCTGCCCGCGCTGTCGCAAGCGTCGCCGTGGCAGCAGCTGGGACAGGCCCTGGCCCTGAACAACGACGTCACCGAGATCGATGGGCGGCCGGCCGGCGAGCCGACCGAACTGGCCCTGTTCCATGCCGCGCAGGATGCCGGTTTCGACAAGCCGGCGCTGGAGCAGCGTTACCCGCGCCTGGCGGTGATCGCGTTCGACAGTGAGCGCAAATGCATGACGACCCTGCACCGCACGGGCACGGGCGTGATCGCCTACATGAAGGGCGCGCCCGAGGCCGTGCTCCCGCGCTGCGTCGACCTCCAGGGGGCGGCTGCGCCGGAGGCCCTGCACACGGACAGCGTGTTGGCCGCGGCCGCGGAACTCGCCGGTGCGGGCTATCGCGTGCTGGCGCTGGCGCAGCGCACGTTGCCGGCACTGCCACACCCGTTGGCGCCCGATCATATCGAACGGGAGCTGACCCTGCTGGGGCTGGTAGCGCTCATCGATCCACCCCGGCCGGAGGCGGCGCAGGCCGTGGCGGACTGTCGCACGGCGGGTATTACCCCGGTAATGATCACGGGCGATCATCCCGGGACGGCGCGAGCGGTCGCCGAACGACTCGGCATCATGACAGCCGGCACGCGGTTGCTTACCGGTTCCGAGCTGGCGCAGCTGTCAGAGCAGGCATTTGCCGATGTCGTCGAGTCCGTGCGGGTATACGCTCGCGTCAGCCCGGAGCAGAAGGTGCGTATCGTCAAGGCCCTGCAGGCACACGGCGAATTCGTGGCCATGACCGGCGATGGTGTCAACGATGCACCGGCGCTGAAACGTGCCGGTATCGGCGTGGCGATGGGGCGGAAGGGCACCGACGTGGCGCGCGAGGCCGCCGACATGGTGCTGCTGGATGATAACTTCGCCACCATCGTGCGGGCGGTTCAGGCCGGGCGGCGCATCTTCGACAATATCCGCAAGTTCATCAGGTACACGATGAGCTCCAATTCGGGCGAGATCTGGACGCTCTTTCTGGCGCCGTTTCTCGGCCTGCCGATACCGCTGCTGCCCATCCATATCCTCTGGATCAACCTGGTTACCGACGGCCTGCCCGGCCTGGCACTGGCGGCAGAGCCTGCCGGGGCCGGGATCATGCGGCGCCGGCCGCGTCCGCCGGGGGAGAGTATCTTCGCCCACGGCATGTGGCAGCACATCCTCTGGGTGGGGCTGTTCATCGGTGGACTGTCCATCGCCGCGCAGGCCTGGGCGCTGGCGCGCGAACTCGAGTACTGGCAGACCATGGTCTTTACCGTGCTGACGGTGTCGCAGCTGTTCCACGCGCTCGCGGTGCGCAGCGAAACCGAATCGCTGCTTGTGCTCGGGCTGCGCAGCAACCTGCCCCTGCTGGGGGCTGTCCTCGGTACGCTGCTGTTGCAACTGGCGGTGATCTACGTACCCGCGCTCAATGGCGTGTTCCACACCCGGCCGTTACCGCTGGCGGATCTCCTGTTGTGCCTGGCCGTTGCCGCCCTGGTCCTGGTGGCGGTGGAACTGGAGAAGTCCCTGGTGCGCCGGGGCCTCATCTATCGCTGA
- a CDS encoding Crp/Fnr family transcriptional regulator: MTKTTPAAPRHAPEWISQFPALAGVGDPTWMGIARRARELVIPAGTEIFREGGDWKQFLFVTAGTLRIYKAFENGRELVLYRVNSGEVCCLTATVLLGGGLYTANGIAEVETRVAALAVRDFRDAFNRSEGFRNFICTSLGRRFEDLVALLEAVTMRHIDVRLARWLINRRDAGGRIDASHRELARELGTAREVISRHLKDFESRGWVGLGRKHIEIIDPASLQALALG, translated from the coding sequence GTGACAAAAACTACGCCAGCTGCACCCAGGCACGCGCCGGAGTGGATCAGCCAGTTTCCAGCGCTGGCCGGAGTCGGCGATCCGACCTGGATGGGGATTGCGCGCCGCGCGCGGGAACTGGTCATACCCGCCGGTACCGAAATATTTCGCGAGGGCGGCGACTGGAAGCAGTTCCTGTTCGTCACCGCGGGGACGCTGCGAATCTACAAGGCGTTCGAGAATGGCCGCGAACTGGTGCTGTACCGGGTTAACAGCGGCGAAGTCTGCTGTCTGACGGCAACTGTACTGCTGGGTGGCGGTCTGTATACCGCCAACGGCATCGCCGAAGTCGAAACCCGGGTCGCCGCACTTGCCGTACGCGATTTCCGCGACGCCTTCAACCGGTCGGAAGGCTTCCGCAACTTTATCTGCACCTCGCTAGGCAGGCGCTTTGAGGATTTGGTGGCGCTGCTGGAGGCGGTCACCATGCGTCACATCGACGTCAGGCTCGCACGCTGGCTGATCAACCGGCGTGACGCTGGCGGCCGGATCGACGCCTCGCACCGGGAACTCGCCCGCGAACTCGGTACCGCGCGCGAGGTGATCAGCCGGCACCTGAAGGATTTCGAGTCCCGCGGCTGGGTGGGCCTCGGCAGGAAGCATATCGAGATCATCGATCCCGCCTCGTTGCAGGCCCTCGCCCTCGGCTAG
- a CDS encoding NADP(H)-dependent aldo-keto reductase produces MHYRKLGNTDIDVSVLCLGTMTWGEQNTQADAFAQMDYAVAQGVNFFDTAELYPIPPRAGTYGQTETIIGNWLHRTGQRDRVVLASKIAGPGAGWIDHIRNGRTRYLRAHLQAALDASLQRLQTDCIDLYQLHWPERDTNYFGKLGFTPGDPDPFTPAEETLAVLDGFVQAGKIRHIGLSNETPWGIMRFLQAADARGLPRVVSVQNPYSLLNRSYEVGAAEVSWREHCGLLAYSPLGFGVLSGKYLDGMRPDGARLTLYPDYTRYSSPAARQATAAYVALARRHGLDSAQMALAFVTGRGFLTSAIVGATNMAQLRSDIASCDVVLSAEVLAGIEEIHTQHPNPSP; encoded by the coding sequence ATGCATTACAGGAAGCTGGGAAACACCGACATCGATGTCAGCGTGCTCTGCCTGGGTACGATGACGTGGGGGGAGCAGAACACGCAGGCCGACGCCTTTGCGCAGATGGATTACGCCGTCGCGCAGGGGGTGAATTTTTTCGACACCGCAGAGCTCTACCCGATACCGCCCCGTGCCGGGACCTACGGTCAGACGGAGACGATTATCGGCAATTGGCTGCACCGGACCGGTCAGCGGGACAGAGTGGTGCTGGCCAGCAAGATTGCGGGGCCGGGTGCCGGCTGGATTGACCATATCCGCAACGGCCGTACGCGCTACCTGCGTGCGCATCTGCAGGCGGCGCTCGATGCGAGCCTGCAGCGTCTGCAAACCGACTGCATCGATCTGTACCAGTTGCACTGGCCCGAGCGCGATACGAACTACTTTGGCAAGCTGGGGTTCACGCCCGGAGACCCCGATCCGTTCACGCCGGCGGAGGAGACGCTGGCAGTCCTGGACGGTTTCGTGCAGGCCGGCAAGATCCGGCACATCGGTCTGTCCAATGAAACGCCGTGGGGCATAATGCGCTTCCTGCAGGCGGCCGACGCGCGCGGGCTGCCGCGCGTGGTCTCGGTGCAGAATCCCTACAGCCTGCTCAACCGCAGCTATGAGGTCGGCGCCGCCGAGGTCTCATGGCGCGAACATTGTGGGCTGCTGGCATACTCGCCACTCGGATTCGGTGTGTTGAGCGGCAAATATCTCGATGGCATGCGGCCGGATGGCGCGCGCCTGACCTTGTATCCTGATTACACGCGCTACAGCAGTCCGGCCGCACGGCAGGCGACCGCGGCCTACGTCGCGCTGGCGCGCAGGCACGGCCTCGACAGCGCGCAGATGGCGCTGGCCTTCGTTACCGGTCGAGGTTTCCTCACCAGCGCGATTGTCGGTGCGACCAACATGGCGCAACTGCGCAGCGATATCGCGAGTTGCGATGTCGTGTTATCCGCTGAGGTGCTGGCCGGAATAGAGGAGATCCACACACAGCATCCCAATCCCAGCCCCTGA
- a CDS encoding Rieske 2Fe-2S domain-containing protein, with amino-acid sequence MSDALNYLVAARPETITHYFKFLKDAGKHLDVRTRDLISVITKVDAQTEAGFRQYLTRALRNGAKANEVIDALLMAFPTLGLAKIVWAVDILLDMDIPEFRPENLFAESRWHSVTPLDRLPSGEVTYLDCDGRSLFVYRKGDTLRVYDSRCPHQVTNIPHLALDGTRLTCPKHHWAFDIATGECVEVGNRPLTEFEHRVEGDILQVYW; translated from the coding sequence ATGAGTGACGCTTTGAATTACCTGGTGGCCGCGCGCCCGGAAACCATCACGCATTATTTCAAGTTTCTCAAGGATGCAGGCAAGCATCTCGATGTCCGCACGCGCGACCTCATCTCGGTGATCACCAAGGTGGACGCCCAGACCGAGGCCGGATTCCGGCAATACCTCACGCGCGCCCTGCGTAACGGTGCGAAGGCGAACGAGGTGATCGATGCGTTGCTCATGGCCTTCCCGACGCTCGGGCTGGCCAAGATCGTCTGGGCAGTGGACATCCTGCTGGACATGGATATCCCCGAGTTCCGTCCGGAGAACCTGTTCGCGGAGTCGCGCTGGCACAGCGTAACACCGCTTGACCGGTTGCCTTCCGGCGAAGTGACTTATCTGGACTGTGACGGTCGCAGCCTGTTCGTCTACCGCAAGGGCGACACCCTGCGCGTGTACGACAGCCGCTGTCCGCACCAGGTCACCAACATACCGCATCTGGCGCTCGACGGAACGCGCCTGACCTGCCCCAAGCATCACTGGGCCTTCGATATAGCCACGGGCGAATGTGTTGAGGTCGGGAATCGACCGCTGACCGAATTCGAACACCGCGTCGAGGGCGATATCCTGCAGGTCTACTGGTAA
- a CDS encoding SDR family oxidoreductase encodes MTTTRIPPADWQPAADLLHERIILLTGAANGIGRALADGMAAHGATLVLLDKDVQGLERAYDEIVAAGHPEPALYPMDLAGAGPDDYTALAVTLEREYGRLDGLVHNAAELGALVPIGNTEIELWFRTLQTDLNAPCLLTMACLGLLGASRDASVIFTSDAVGRHGKAYWGAYGVAKAGLEGFMQILADELDTNTPIRANSLDPGPVRTGLRRIAYPGETNAGLKQPVDVVRPFLFLVSSASRGITGRQLDAAAGE; translated from the coding sequence ATGACCACGACCCGCATCCCCCCTGCCGACTGGCAACCGGCTGCAGACCTGCTGCACGAGCGCATCATCCTCCTGACCGGGGCCGCCAACGGCATCGGCCGCGCACTGGCCGATGGCATGGCCGCACACGGCGCCACACTGGTGCTGCTGGACAAGGACGTTCAGGGCCTGGAGCGGGCCTACGACGAGATCGTCGCCGCCGGCCACCCGGAACCCGCGCTCTACCCCATGGACCTGGCAGGCGCGGGGCCGGACGACTACACCGCGCTGGCAGTCACACTGGAGCGGGAATACGGGCGTCTCGACGGCCTCGTCCACAATGCCGCCGAACTCGGCGCACTGGTACCGATCGGCAATACCGAGATCGAGCTGTGGTTCCGCACCCTGCAGACCGACCTGAACGCCCCCTGCCTGCTGACCATGGCCTGCCTGGGCCTGCTCGGCGCAAGCAGGGATGCCTCGGTGATCTTCACCAGCGACGCGGTCGGCCGCCATGGCAAGGCCTACTGGGGCGCTTACGGGGTGGCCAAGGCGGGACTCGAGGGGTTCATGCAGATCCTGGCCGACGAACTGGATACCAACACGCCGATCCGCGCCAACAGCCTCGACCCCGGACCGGTCCGCACCGGCCTGCGCCGTATCGCCTACCCAGGGGAAACGAATGCAGGCCTGAAACAGCCGGTCGACGTGGTCAGGCCGTTCCTGTTCCTGGTCAGCAGCGCGAGCCGCGGCATCACCGGCCGGCAGCTGGACGCAGCCGCAGGGGAGTGA
- a CDS encoding DNA recombination protein RmuC: protein MNDFTFLVLALVIALEIGAITAYLIENRKYNRLRFKYSRLLEAYRYQRRSAQQEKTVFEQSTAALKDTFSTLAGSALKDNTAQFLQLANENMKQHRIRANDELTQRQQAIENLVKPIREALGKTEAEIRRMENERQQAHGALHAHLESMAESQRLLQSETRNLVQALRRPEVRGQWGELTLKRLAELAGMVEHCDFTEQQTLQGEQGPLRPDMVIRMPDKREIVVDAKTPLDAYLSAVEANDDSERKAHLARHARNLRARIKELSAKAYWQQLRHSPEFVVLFIPGDQFLSAALELDTSLIEDALARQVIIATPTSFVALLRAVAYGWRQEALADNADIIREIGQELFQRLSTFAGHLAKLGRNLEGSVAAYNQAVASYDSRVMPGARRFTELGVTASGEPPARAEQIERMTRSVVAREDGIKHTSLAES from the coding sequence ATGAACGACTTCACGTTCCTGGTCCTGGCACTCGTCATCGCGCTGGAAATCGGCGCCATCACGGCCTACCTGATCGAGAACCGCAAGTACAACAGGCTGCGGTTCAAGTATTCCCGCCTGCTCGAGGCCTATCGTTATCAGCGCAGATCTGCGCAGCAGGAAAAGACAGTGTTCGAGCAGTCCACCGCCGCACTCAAGGACACCTTCAGCACCCTGGCCGGCAGCGCGCTCAAGGACAACACCGCGCAGTTCCTGCAGCTGGCGAACGAAAACATGAAACAGCATCGGATCCGCGCCAACGACGAACTCACACAGCGCCAGCAGGCGATAGAGAACCTGGTCAAACCGATCCGCGAGGCACTCGGCAAGACCGAAGCGGAGATTCGCCGTATGGAAAACGAACGCCAGCAGGCCCACGGCGCGCTGCATGCCCACCTCGAAAGCATGGCCGAGTCGCAGCGGCTGCTGCAGAGCGAAACGCGCAACCTGGTGCAAGCCCTGCGCCGGCCCGAGGTGCGCGGACAATGGGGCGAACTGACCTTGAAGCGACTGGCCGAACTCGCCGGCATGGTGGAGCACTGCGATTTCACGGAGCAGCAGACGCTGCAGGGCGAGCAGGGGCCGCTGCGCCCGGACATGGTGATCCGCATGCCCGACAAGCGCGAGATCGTGGTCGATGCCAAGACCCCGCTCGATGCCTACCTCTCCGCCGTCGAGGCCAACGACGACAGCGAACGCAAGGCCCACCTCGCCCGCCACGCCCGCAACCTGCGCGCCCGCATCAAGGAACTCTCCGCCAAGGCATACTGGCAGCAATTGCGCCACAGCCCGGAATTCGTGGTCCTGTTCATACCCGGCGACCAGTTCCTCAGCGCCGCGCTGGAGCTGGACACCAGCCTGATCGAGGACGCGCTGGCCCGGCAGGTCATCATCGCCACCCCCACCAGCTTCGTCGCGCTGCTGCGCGCCGTCGCCTACGGCTGGCGCCAGGAAGCACTGGCCGACAATGCGGACATCATTCGCGAGATCGGCCAGGAACTGTTTCAGCGCCTGTCCACCTTCGCCGGGCACCTGGCGAAGCTCGGCCGCAATCTGGAAGGCAGCGTGGCCGCCTACAACCAGGCAGTCGCATCCTATGACTCGCGCGTCATGCCCGGCGCACGCCGGTTCACCGAACTCGGCGTCACGGCCAGCGGGGAGCCGCCGGCGCGGGCGGAACAGATCGAGCGCATGACCCGCAGCGTGGTCGCGCGCGAGGACGGTATCAAGCACACGAGCCTGGCAGAATCATGA
- the gph gene encoding phosphoglycolate phosphatase (PGP is an essential enzyme in the glycolate salvage pathway in higher organisms (photorespiration in plants). Phosphoglycolate results from the oxidase activity of RubisCO in the Calvin cycle when concentrations of carbon dioxide are low relative to oxygen. This enzyme is a member of the Haloacid Dehalogenase (HAD) superfamily of aspartate-nucleophile hydrolase enzymes (PF00702).) yields the protein MADVTTTGTANSAAVHIRTVLFDLDGTLLDTAPDLAAALNTVLLEHGRSALPFAAIRPVVSHGGAALIELGFGLAREHPEFEPLRARLLEVYRANLSRQTRPFAGMEAVLAALEARGLNWGVVTNKPAWLTEPLLRDLALYDRAVCVVSGDTLAQRKPHPAPLLLACRLAGSEPAQCVYIGDAERDVAAGRNAGMQTLVALFGYLQAHDDPRAWQASGSVSTPGGVLEWLDRRAAGS from the coding sequence ATGGCAGACGTCACGACCACCGGCACCGCCAACAGCGCAGCGGTGCACATCCGCACGGTCCTGTTCGATCTCGACGGCACCCTGCTCGATACCGCGCCCGACCTGGCCGCAGCGCTGAACACCGTGCTGCTCGAGCACGGCCGGAGCGCATTGCCGTTCGCGGCCATCCGGCCGGTGGTTTCGCATGGCGGCGCGGCACTCATCGAACTGGGCTTTGGACTCGCGCGCGAACACCCGGAATTCGAGCCGTTGCGGGCACGGCTGCTCGAGGTCTATCGCGCCAACCTTTCACGCCAGACCCGCCCGTTCGCGGGCATGGAGGCGGTACTCGCCGCACTGGAGGCACGCGGACTGAACTGGGGCGTGGTGACCAACAAGCCCGCCTGGCTGACCGAGCCGCTGCTGCGGGATCTCGCGCTGTACGATCGCGCCGTCTGCGTGGTGAGCGGCGACACCCTCGCGCAACGCAAGCCGCACCCGGCGCCATTGCTGCTGGCCTGCCGGCTGGCCGGCTCGGAACCGGCACAATGCGTGTACATCGGCGATGCGGAGCGCGACGTGGCAGCCGGCAGAAATGCCGGCATGCAGACACTGGTGGCGCTGTTCGGCTACCTGCAGGCGCACGACGATCCGCGGGCCTGGCAGGCCAGCGGCAGCGTCAGTACGCCGGGCGGCGTGCTGGAATGGCTGGATCGACGCGCGGCGGGATCCTAG
- the ubiG gene encoding bifunctional 2-polyprenyl-6-hydroxyphenol methylase/3-demethylubiquinol 3-O-methyltransferase UbiG — MNQTIPNVDPDEIGKFEKLASRWWDPHSEFKPLHDINPLRLDYIDRLVPLDGKRVIDVGCGGGLLSEGMAARGALVTGIDMGEAPLGVARLHQHESGLEINYERATAEQMAARHPGAFDVVTCLEMLEHVPDPAATIAACARLVRTDGLIVLSTINRNPKAFLFAVIGAEYLLRLLPRGTHDYAKFIRPSEMEGWARAAGLQLADLTGMSYNPLTQEYRLGTDVSVNYLAAFRRA; from the coding sequence ATGAACCAGACGATCCCCAACGTCGACCCGGACGAGATCGGCAAATTCGAGAAGCTGGCCAGCCGCTGGTGGGATCCGCACAGCGAATTCAAGCCGCTGCACGACATCAATCCGCTGCGACTGGATTACATCGACCGGCTGGTGCCGCTGGACGGCAAGCGTGTCATCGACGTCGGCTGCGGCGGCGGCCTGCTCAGCGAGGGTATGGCTGCGCGCGGCGCGCTGGTCACGGGCATCGACATGGGCGAGGCGCCGCTTGGCGTGGCGCGCCTGCATCAGCACGAATCGGGACTTGAGATCAACTACGAGCGCGCCACCGCCGAACAGATGGCCGCACGCCATCCCGGCGCATTCGATGTCGTGACCTGCCTGGAAATGCTCGAACACGTCCCCGACCCCGCCGCCACCATCGCCGCCTGCGCGCGCCTGGTCAGGACTGACGGGCTGATCGTGCTGTCGACCATCAACCGCAATCCCAAGGCCTTCCTGTTCGCGGTGATCGGCGCGGAATACCTGCTGCGGCTGCTGCCCCGGGGCACCCATGATTATGCGAAATTTATCCGTCCTTCCGAAATGGAGGGCTGGGCACGCGCGGCCGGACTGCAGCTCGCGGACCTCACCGGCATGAGCTATAACCCGCTCACGCAGGAATACCGGCTCGGCACCGATGTCTCGGTAAACTACCTGGCCGCCTTCCGCAGGGCCTGA